The region ACATGGCTTTGAGGATCATGCGCACCCGCTCCTGCGTTTTCCAGGGGGCGTCGGTCCAGTTGTAGAGGTAAGCCACGTGGTGCGACGGCTCGTTACCATGCACATAATTGCCGATGATGCCCTCGCGGCTGATGTCCTCGGTGTTGGCAAAGTACTTATCCGGCAGCTCCATGGTAAAGAGTGAGTCGAGGTGCTGCACAAAGCGCTGCTTGCCGCCCATCATGCTGATCATCTGCGCCGGGTCGTGTGGCACGTACAAGCTGTAGTTCCAGGAGTTGCCTTCAATAAAACCCTGCCCGTGCGTGTCCAGCGGATCAAACTCCTGCTTCCAAGTGCCGTCACTCAGCTTGGGGCGCATGTAGCCGGTGCGGGCATCGTACACATTTTTGTAGTTCTGCGCCCGCTGCATAAACTCCTTATAGATCTCCTGCTTGTCTAGTTTTTTGGCCATTTGGGCAATGCACCAGTCGTCGTAGGCATACTCCAGTGTCTTGGATACGGAGGAGCCGCTCTTATCCTCCGGCACGTAGCCCATGTCCATGTAGTAGCCCAGGCCATCGTAGTAGCGGGTGCGGGCGGTGGTCACGCAGGCTTCCAGCGCTCGCTCCACGTCAAAATCGGCATTTCCTTTCATCACGGCATCGGCAATTACGGGCACACTGTGGTAGCCGATCATGCACCAGTTCTCGTTGGCGTGGTGCGACCACACGGGCAGCATTTTGTGCACGCTCTGGTCGTAGTGGGCCAGCATGCTTTTGACCATGTCGGCATTGCGCTTGGGCTGCACAATGTTGAAGAAGGGGTGTAGCGCCCGATAAGTGTCCCAAAGCGAGAAGGTGGTGTAGTTCGTAAAGCCATTCGCCTGGTGGATGTTCTGGTCCAGCCCACGGTACTTGCCGTCCACATCCATGTAAGTGGTTGGCCCCAGGAAAGTATGGTACATGGCGGTGTAGAAGTTCACCAGGTCATCGGAGCGGAGCGCCTTTACCTGTATCTTGTTGAGCTCCTGGTTCCAGAGCGCCTGGCTTTGCTGCTTTACCTGCTCAAAGTCCCAGCCCGGCACCTCAGCCTGCATGTTGGCCAGTGCCCCCTCGGTGCTGACCGGCGAGAGGGCGAACTTCACCTGCAGCTGCTCCCCTGCCTGCACATCAAAGTTAAAATAGGCGCGCAGCTTGGTGCCGGCAAACTCCGGGAAATCCTTCGTCTGGTCGAACTTACGCCAGAAGCCTTTGTATACCTGCGGCTCCGAGAAATCCTTGTTGCCATAGCTCTTGATCGGCTTGCTGAAGGACATGGCAAAGTATACCGTGCGGGTGCGGGCCCAGCCGTTGGTCTGGCGGTAGCCAGTTACGAGGGTATCGTTCTCCACGCGCACAAAGGTCCACACGTTTTTGCCGTCGTAGTTATAGATGCCGTGCATCAGGTCCAGGATCACGTGCGCCTCCTCGGTTTTTGGGAAAGTATACTGGTGCATGCCCACGCGGTTGGTGGCGGTGAGTTCGGCGGTGATGTTGTGGTCGTCGAGCTGTACTTTATAGTACCCCGGTTCGGCAAATTCATTTTGGTGAGAAAAAACGGAGCGATAGCCGCTCTCGGGCCGATCTTCGGTGCCCGGATTTAGCTGCAGCTCGCCGGTGGTGGGCATCAGCAGGAAATCCCCCAGGTCGGAGTGACCGGTGCCGCTGAAATGCGTGTGGCTGAAGCCGACAATGGTGGGGTCGTCGTACTGATAACCCGCGCAGTATTTATAGACATCCTTGTTATACTTGCCATCCACCGCATACGGTATGGTATCGGTGTCGGGACTAAGCTGCACCATCCCGAAGGGCACGGTGGCACCGGGGTAAGTATGGCCCATCTTGGCCGTACCGATCATGGGATTCACATACTTTACCAGGTCCTGCGGGCTTTTAGACTGTGCCATCGCCAGCAGGGGCAGCAGGAGAAGTACCGTCAGAAATGTCTTTTTCATACGTTAGGGGAGCTTATACTTTAGAGCGAATCGCTAAAGATAAAATTTACTTTATTAAACTCCTCTTCCACAGTATAAAAGCTACGGCTCCGGCGAGGTGCCGGCCATCCAACCTCAAACCTTATAAAGTGGAAGCTGTTAAGCAGGGAATAACCATACACAAACGAAGAACAAATACCATGTCTATACTTTTCTCCCCCCTCACCCTCCGGGGCATCACCTTTAAAAACCGTATTGCCGTGTCGCCCATGTGCATGTACAGCAGCCAGGATGGCTTCGCTACCGATTGGCACCTGGTACACCTGGGCAGCCGGGCCGTGGGTGGCGCCGGACTGATTATTGCAGAGGCCACTGCCGTCGTGCCGGAAGGCCGTATTACGCCGCACGACCTGGGCATCTGGAAGGATGAACACATCGAAGGGCTGCAGCGCATTACGAATTTTATCTCCGAGCAAGGATCCGTACCGGGTATACAGCTTGCCCACGCGGGCCGTAAAGCCAGCCACCGCCGCCCCTGGGAGGGCGGAGCAGCCATACTTCCGGAAGAGGAGAACGGCTGGCAAACCGTGGCCCCCAGTGCTATTCCGTTCTCTGAGGAAAACCCGGTGCCGCACGAAATGACGCTGCAGGAGATCGAGGATTTTAAGGATGCTTTTGAAGCTGCTGCCATACGTTCGCTGAAGGCAGGTTTTAAAGTGATCGAGATACATGCCGCACACGGCTACCTGCTGCACGAATTCTATTCCCCGCTCAGCAACCAGCGCACCGATAAGTATGGCGGCTCCTTTGAGAACCGCATCCGGCTGCTGCTGGAGGTAACCGAGCGGGTGCGGCAAGTATGGCCGGAGGAGCTGCCGCTGCTCGTGCGTATCTCGGCCACCGACTGGACGGATGGCGGCTGGACCGGCGAAGACTCCGTGGCGCTGGCCAAAGAACTAAAGAAGCTGGGCGTAGATCTGATCGACTGCTCCACCGGGGCCAACGTGCCACGCGCATCCATACCCGTTGGGCCTGGCTATCAGGTGCCATTTGCCGAGCAGGTGAAGCAGCAGGCAGGTATACCGACAGGCGCCGTGGGCGTGATTACGGAGGCAAGGCAGGCGGAGGAGATTCTGGCAAAGGGGCAGGCCGATATGGTGCTGCTGGCTCGCGAGCTGCTCCGCGACCCATACTTCCCGATGCACGCTGCCCTGGAACTAGGTGCCGAGCACGCCTGGGCACCGCAATATGAACGCGCCAAGCCCCGCTCCTAGCCCGAACAAGTATACCCAGCGGCCGTTAAAGTATCACATCCTAATACCTATAAGTATGAGCGCAGAAATAATTCATGATGAGGAAGACCTCCGGTTCTACATACCCTTCGGAGAGGAAGAGGCGGAACTGACCTACTCTTACACCGAGGACAAAATCCTCGACTTTGAACATACCTTTGTGCCGGACAGCCAGCGTGGCAAAGGCCTGGCAGGCAAGCTGGTAAAGAAGGGGCTGGAGTTTGCCAGGTCGAATAAATACAAGATCATCCCCTCGTGCCCGGTGGTGGAGGCCTACATTGAGCGCTACCCGGAGTACAAGAAGATCGTGCATCCTGTTTAAGGTATAAATTGCAATGGCATTGTTGCCATACTTCATAAAACAGCTATCTTAGCTACTACATCCTGCTTAAAGTAATTTAGGCAGGATGTTTTTTTGATGATCACCCTTAAAACGTATTTATGAAAACTCCTCACATAGTCCGTACACTGGCGCTGGGCGGCATACTTTCCCTGGGTGCCACAGCGGTGCAGGCGCAGGAATATACCCGCCAGGACACACTGCGCGGCAGCATTACCCCAGAGCGCGCCTGGTGGGACCTCTCCTTTTACCACCTCAACGTGGCTGTAAACCCGCAAGACAGCAGCATCTCAGGCAGCAACACCATCCGCTACAAAGTGCTGGAGCCGCAGCAGCGCATGCAGGTGGACCTGCAGCCTCCTATGCGCATCCAGCGGGTAACGCAGAACGGCAAAGAGCTACAGGTGCAACAGGACGGAAATGCCTGGTTTGTGCAGCTGCAGGAGCCACAGCAAGTGGGCCAGGAGAAAGAGGTTGAAGTATACTTTGGCGGTAAACCACAAGTCAGCGTAAACCCGCCCTGGAGCGGCGGTATTACTTGGGCCCGGGACGCCAACGGCAATCCCTGGATAGCCAACTCCAACCAAGGCGACGGCGCCAGCCTCTGGTGGCCCAACAAGGACCACATGTACGACGAGCCGGACAGCATGCGCATCAGCGTGCGGGCGCCGAAGGGTTTGATGGACGTGAGCAACGGCCAGCTGAAGGGCGTGCAGGAGCATCCGGACGGCAGCAAGACCTACACCTGGTTTGTAGCCAACCCGATCAACAATTATGGCGTGAACCTGAGCATCGGTGATTATGCCCACTTCTCTGACACCTATCTGGGCGAGAAAGGAGAATTGGACTTGAACTTTTACCCGCTAAGCTACAACCTCGAAAAGGCTAAAAAGCAGTTTACGCAGACACACCAGATGCTGCAGGCCTTCGAGCACTGGTTCGGCCCCTACCCTTTTTATGAGGATGGCTTTAAGCTGATAGAGGTGCCGTACCTGGGCATGGAGCACCAGAGCGCGGTAACCTATGGCAACGGGTACCAAAACGGCTACCGGGGCCGCGACCTGAGCGGCACGGGCTGGGGACTTAAATTCGACTTCATCATCATACACGAGGCGGGGCACGAGTGGTTTGCCAACAACATCACTTACAAGGATGCCGCTGACATGTGGATACATGAGAGCTTCACCAACTACTCCGAGTCCCTTTTCCTGGATTACCACTACGGCACCAAGGCGGCGAACGAGTACGTGATCGGGCTGCGGAACATCATCCAGAACGACAAGCCGATCATTGGCGTGTATGGTGTTAACAAGGAAGGCTCCGGCGATATGTACCCGAAAGGAGCTAACATGCTGCACAACCTGCGCCAGATCACGAACAACGATGAAAAGTGGAGAAGCATCCTCCGCGGCCTGAATCAAGAGTTCTACCACCAGACGGTAACCACGCAGCAGATCGAGGACTACCTGAGCCAGCACATCGGGCGCGACCTGACACCGGTGTTCGACCAGTACCTGCGCGATGTGCGCATTCCGAGGCTGGAGTATAAAGTAGATGGCAAAAAGCTGCAGTACCGCTGGGCCAACGCAGTAGACAACTTCGACATGCCGGTGAAAGTATACCTGAACGGCAAGGAGCAATGGCTGGAGCCAACCACCCAGTGGCAGGAGTTGAAGGTAAAGAAGAGAACCAAGGTTGAGGTGGATCCGAACTTCTATGTAACAGCGCAAAACACGAAGGCAGCCTAACCCTGCCGTATTATACCCCTAGAACCACCGCCCTGCCTGCCGGGGCGGTGGTTCATCTTTCAGGGGGAGCATGTCAAGCCCTTTTATACTTGCGGCGGCAACAAAGCCTAAACTTTCCCTCCTGCTCATAACTATCTCAGGTAAAAGGTGCACTATTCCTTTTGGTTGCCTATACCTGGGAAGAATCCTCGCCCCTCGGGCCGTCCTCTTTTCATTGAAGAAAAAAAACGCCTCTACAGCGCCTAAAGCCAACTGTAGCAGGTGAGTACACACCCAGTGTTTAAACAACTTTTTAAGTACCAGGCCGCATTATTTTAATTATATATTTATATTGATAAATTTGAGGGATTCTGGCTCCTAGAGCGTTGTGCTCCTAGTCTTTGGCATAGTCGGAGACGCGATGGGCAGGAACTAGGTAGCAGAAGTATGAGGTACGGGTGCCTCAGCCGCTGGGGCAGAAGCACTCAGGCATCAGAGTTGGACAAAAACTACGGTTCGCATGGAAGAGCTGGAAATATGGAATAGGTTTAGGGAAGGTAGTGAGGCTGATTTTACCCTCTTGTACAGGCGCTATGCACCCGTAATGCTACGCTATGGGCAACGCCTTACCTCAGACCCTGATCTGGTGAAGGATAGTATACAGCAGGTTTTCTTTCAGGTATGGAAAAGCAGGCAGAACCTTTCTGCTCCGCCCAGCGTGAGAAACTACCTGCTGAAGGCCTTCCGCTGTGAGCTGGTTAAAAAAGCTACCTTTAAAAGCAGGCACGAACCCCTCCCCGACGACGCAAAGATGGGCATGGAGGCTTCGCATGAGGCTGAACTCATCCAACTGCAAACCTCCGAACTGGACAGGCAGAAGGTTCACCTCCTGCTCAAGAACCTGCCGGAGCGGCAGCGCGAAGTGATCTTTCTGAAATATTACACCGGGCTGCAGTACGATGAGATCTCCGATATCATGGGCATCGACCAGAAATCGGTGTATAAGCTCACCTATAAGGCCATCGATAAACTGCACAAGCTCTTTCATGGGAAGGAACAGGAGGATACGTCTTCTATACGCAAACGTGTGCGCGGTTTGGCCAGCAGCCTGAGCTCCGCCTCAGAGGCACCTGCCAACGAACTGGATTCGTTAGGCGGCAGCCGCTCACTAGCGCTTAACTTTGAGTAAGCCCGGCCCTATTTCTCTCGGAAACTACCGTTATCGCCTCCCTTGGTGTTGGCTTTTAACGCGAAACCCTCTAACTTATCCCCCGGTTATACGGATGCTGGCAACAGGT is a window of Pontibacter kalidii DNA encoding:
- a CDS encoding GH92 family glycosyl hydrolase; the encoded protein is MKKTFLTVLLLLPLLAMAQSKSPQDLVKYVNPMIGTAKMGHTYPGATVPFGMVQLSPDTDTIPYAVDGKYNKDVYKYCAGYQYDDPTIVGFSHTHFSGTGHSDLGDFLLMPTTGELQLNPGTEDRPESGYRSVFSHQNEFAEPGYYKVQLDDHNITAELTATNRVGMHQYTFPKTEEAHVILDLMHGIYNYDGKNVWTFVRVENDTLVTGYRQTNGWARTRTVYFAMSFSKPIKSYGNKDFSEPQVYKGFWRKFDQTKDFPEFAGTKLRAYFNFDVQAGEQLQVKFALSPVSTEGALANMQAEVPGWDFEQVKQQSQALWNQELNKIQVKALRSDDLVNFYTAMYHTFLGPTTYMDVDGKYRGLDQNIHQANGFTNYTTFSLWDTYRALHPFFNIVQPKRNADMVKSMLAHYDQSVHKMLPVWSHHANENWCMIGYHSVPVIADAVMKGNADFDVERALEACVTTARTRYYDGLGYYMDMGYVPEDKSGSSVSKTLEYAYDDWCIAQMAKKLDKQEIYKEFMQRAQNYKNVYDARTGYMRPKLSDGTWKQEFDPLDTHGQGFIEGNSWNYSLYVPHDPAQMISMMGGKQRFVQHLDSLFTMELPDKYFANTEDISREGIIGNYVHGNEPSHHVAYLYNWTDAPWKTQERVRMILKAMYKPTVDGLGGNDDCGQMSAWYIFSALGFYPVAPGSEQYAIGSPAVKEASINLENGKTFTIRTKNQSDRNVYVQRMELNGKPLNRSFLTHSELANGGELTFYMGAKPNRKQVSMP
- the namA gene encoding NADPH dehydrogenase NamA, whose protein sequence is MSILFSPLTLRGITFKNRIAVSPMCMYSSQDGFATDWHLVHLGSRAVGGAGLIIAEATAVVPEGRITPHDLGIWKDEHIEGLQRITNFISEQGSVPGIQLAHAGRKASHRRPWEGGAAILPEEENGWQTVAPSAIPFSEENPVPHEMTLQEIEDFKDAFEAAAIRSLKAGFKVIEIHAAHGYLLHEFYSPLSNQRTDKYGGSFENRIRLLLEVTERVRQVWPEELPLLVRISATDWTDGGWTGEDSVALAKELKKLGVDLIDCSTGANVPRASIPVGPGYQVPFAEQVKQQAGIPTGAVGVITEARQAEEILAKGQADMVLLARELLRDPYFPMHAALELGAEHAWAPQYERAKPRS
- a CDS encoding GNAT family N-acetyltransferase — its product is MSAEIIHDEEDLRFYIPFGEEEAELTYSYTEDKILDFEHTFVPDSQRGKGLAGKLVKKGLEFARSNKYKIIPSCPVVEAYIERYPEYKKIVHPV
- a CDS encoding M1 family metallopeptidase, with product MKTPHIVRTLALGGILSLGATAVQAQEYTRQDTLRGSITPERAWWDLSFYHLNVAVNPQDSSISGSNTIRYKVLEPQQRMQVDLQPPMRIQRVTQNGKELQVQQDGNAWFVQLQEPQQVGQEKEVEVYFGGKPQVSVNPPWSGGITWARDANGNPWIANSNQGDGASLWWPNKDHMYDEPDSMRISVRAPKGLMDVSNGQLKGVQEHPDGSKTYTWFVANPINNYGVNLSIGDYAHFSDTYLGEKGELDLNFYPLSYNLEKAKKQFTQTHQMLQAFEHWFGPYPFYEDGFKLIEVPYLGMEHQSAVTYGNGYQNGYRGRDLSGTGWGLKFDFIIIHEAGHEWFANNITYKDAADMWIHESFTNYSESLFLDYHYGTKAANEYVIGLRNIIQNDKPIIGVYGVNKEGSGDMYPKGANMLHNLRQITNNDEKWRSILRGLNQEFYHQTVTTQQIEDYLSQHIGRDLTPVFDQYLRDVRIPRLEYKVDGKKLQYRWANAVDNFDMPVKVYLNGKEQWLEPTTQWQELKVKKRTKVEVDPNFYVTAQNTKAA
- a CDS encoding RNA polymerase sigma factor, translating into MEELEIWNRFREGSEADFTLLYRRYAPVMLRYGQRLTSDPDLVKDSIQQVFFQVWKSRQNLSAPPSVRNYLLKAFRCELVKKATFKSRHEPLPDDAKMGMEASHEAELIQLQTSELDRQKVHLLLKNLPERQREVIFLKYYTGLQYDEISDIMGIDQKSVYKLTYKAIDKLHKLFHGKEQEDTSSIRKRVRGLASSLSSASEAPANELDSLGGSRSLALNFE